In Mucinivorans hirudinis, the DNA window CCCTCATACACTCCCCGCAGTGACACGTAGCCACATTCGGGTGAGGCTGCTGTGCTCGGGCACCAAATATGCCGAGCAGCAGAATAATTACAAGGGCGTTTTTTTTCACTTTTTGTGGGTAGGAGGGAGTTTTTGGTATAGGTAAAATGGGTCAATTCCCGGTTCAAGTCTATGGAATTTTCATAAATTTATGGGTTTGAACCGAGACATTCCATCGCGGATTTTGCTTCGCATACTCCACAATGGCGGGGGTGATTTCGCGAAAAACACTCCACTCCGGTTGCAAAAAGAGCAGACATCTATCCGAGACTTTTTTTGAGTTCTCCTCAGCCCACTCCAGGTCGCTTTGGGACTCAACAATTATTTTCAACTCATCAGCCCGTAACAAAACCTCTTGCAATGGTGGTTGCTGAGGTTTGGGCGAGAGGCAAACCCAGTCGATGGTGCCCGTCAGAGGGTTTGTGCCCGAGGTTTCGATAAAAATCTCAAAATCCTCTTTTTTTAGCTCTTCAGTCAATTTCCCTAGCGGATATAAGGTTGGTTCTCCCCCTGTTATCACTATAGCTTTCGCCTGGCAGGCAACCGCCCTGCGCACAATCTCTTCCACCGCCACCGGTGGAAACTTCCGTGGATTCCACGTAAATTTAGCATCACACCAACCACACCCCACATCGCACCCGCCCAAGCGAATGAAATATGCGGGCTTGCCGGTGTGAAAACCTTCACCCTGAATTGTATAAAAGTCCTCAACCAAGGGAAGCAGTGCTCCTTGTCGTAAAATATCTTTGCTCATAATAATTACGCAAAGATAACAAAAAAGTCCGCATTTTTCAATGCGAACTTTTTGGGTTGGTTGTTAAAAACTGTTTAAATTTTATATTTTGGTTCTATTATGGCTCTTTGTTATCCATATTTTAAGGCTGAAAATAAAACTTAAACAGTTTCTTAAAAGATTATTTTTTCTTTCCAAGTCTCTCTTCGAGGAATTCTCCGAGTGCCTCTTCCTTCACATTGCGTGCAACGATGATGCCATCGGGCGAAATCATAACGTTCGATGGAATCGAGCCTACGCCATACATTGTAGCGGGTGCACAGTTCCAGAATGCAAGGTCGGTAACATTTGTCCATTCCAAGCCATCCTTTTCGATGGCATCCAACCACTGTTCGCGAGTGCGGTCTAGCGACACTCCGAATACGGTGAAGCCTTTGTCGCCCCACTTTTTGTAGTTGGCAACAACATTGGGATTCTCTCTGCGACAAGGTCCGCACCAACCTGCCCAGAAGTCCAATAACACATATTTACCCTTGCCGGCAACGTCCGACAACTTCACCATATTACCCTGTGCGTCAGGCAGTTCAAAATCAACAAAAGGCTGACCTACTGCCACTTTATCCAAAACGTCGGCACGGTCGGCAACCTGTTGCAGGTAGACGATTTTAGTTAGCGAGGTGTCAAACTTGGCGATACCCTCACGCATTTGAGCAGCCTCTAGGTATGGAACGCGTTGACGGAAAAATAGATACGCTGCCGCAACACTCTTAGGATTGGCAAACGAAAGGCTGTCCATCACCTCCATACGGTTACCACCGGCATTTTTTAGAACCTCGGTAAAGTGCTCAAAAAGAGCATTTTCCGCCGAGCCATTAACCTTTACACTATCCATCTGCTCCATATCACCGGTGAGGGTAATCATCGCATTTTCTATGAAGAATCTCATAATCATCTTCTTATCCTCACTCTGAAGTTCAGCATACATCGGAGTTTTCAACACTCCCTTAAACTCGAATTTTCCATCCGAGGCAGTTGTAGAGTCCACTATCTCAGGCATTTTACCCTGTAGGAAGGCTAGATAGACCTTTCCTTCAACGCCCGTAATGTTGCCCGTCACGGTGTAGCTCTGCGATATTGGTTTGCAAGCAAATAGCACTGCTGCAAGCAATGGTAGTA includes these proteins:
- a CDS encoding Queuosine Biosynthesis QueE Radical SAM — its product is MSKDILRQGALLPLVEDFYTIQGEGFHTGKPAYFIRLGGCDVGCGWCDAKFTWNPRKFPPVAVEEIVRRAVACQAKAIVITGGEPTLYPLGKLTEELKKEDFEIFIETSGTNPLTGTIDWVCLSPKPQQPPLQEVLLRADELKIIVESQSDLEWAEENSKKVSDRCLLFLQPEWSVFREITPAIVEYAKQNPRWNVSVQTHKFMKIP
- a CDS encoding Thiol:disulfide interchange protein — protein: MKLLLPLLAAVLFACKPISQSYTVTGNITGVEGKVYLAFLQGKMPEIVDSTTASDGKFEFKGVLKTPMYAELQSEDKKMIMRFFIENAMITLTGDMEQMDSVKVNGSAENALFEHFTEVLKNAGGNRMEVMDSLSFANPKSVAAAYLFFRQRVPYLEAAQMREGIAKFDTSLTKIVYLQQVADRADVLDKVAVGQPFVDFELPDAQGNMVKLSDVAGKGKYVLLDFWAGWCGPCRRENPNVVANYKKWGDKGFTVFGVSLDRTREQWLDAIEKDGLEWTNVTDLAFWNCAPATMYGVGSIPSNVMISPDGIIVARNVKEEALGEFLEERLGKKK